CTTAATTTCTCTATCTTTCATCAACATGCCTAGATAGCAGGACATTTCTGTAGAAAATTTGCTATTACATATGGTTTTCCCAGAAGATAATGACGTTTGACAAAGTACAAAAGGTGTCATGATCCATAGTTTGCTTCATCAAATGCTTTTCTAGCTCGTTTCAATTCTTCGTTCATTGTAAGTAAGTCCTTAACCCGAGCAAATTTCCTTGGGTCCTTTCGAATCAAAAAGACAATATCTTCAACTTGGACTCGACCTTGTCTTCCAATCGACATTGCCTTGTGAGTCTATTACAAAGAAACAGattgaaattaaatgaaatctaatattttactattttaatttgCACTTATTAATTAATTGCCGGTGAGGTTGAAAATCTAATCTTCTAATCATTATGGCTATTCATTTGTCCATTTTCTACTGAGTTTTTGGCAATGTTTCTCTTTATGGTGTACAGGCACAATTTTTAATcataagaaaattaaaaccactgcacccatagaaaaataaaaaataaaaataaaaaagaaaatattaattttcgTTTTTTGATAtgtacagtttttgtttttatttgtatgaagtaattttcttccttctttgtaaCCATCCATTTCTTTTATACTTTAAGTTCTCCATCTTGCCAgcccatgctggtgggtgttcttacaatcacattaaaaaaaaaaacccttcatctTCCATTATCACATGCCCACCttgtacaaaaaaaaacaaaggtttgTCATAGCATTATTTCTAATGCCtataacacagaaaataaaaaattagaaattagatATTTAATAATAATGTATTGAGTTAATAAATTTGAGTAGCCCATTCAATTAATTGTATGAGGTCATTGATACGTTACAGATTATATAATTACAAAGGGATGTATTTTAGGTTTACCTAACATAAACAGTAAGTTCTAAGAATGGcatatttcatataatttttatcatttacaaaatttttatgtaatttcataaaaatgtttatgtGCAAGACAAAATTATATGAGCTAATGTTAATATTAGTTGTTAAATGGCAGAACTACATATTTTTTCCCTGTGCTTTTTTTTATACATTCTAAATTATAATATCAATTACTTTTGTAGTtccaaaaaaatacaaaacataaaatgaaagttttcaaaatttttattggaaagccggatttatagagaggagagacagaaagatcttatacggctggttcactacccaagtggcaacaacaaagctgagctgatccaaagccaggagccagaagcttcttccaggtctcccacatggctgcagggtcccaacactttggaccatcctctactgctttcccaagtcacaagtagggagctacagcagccaggatacgaaccagcatctatatggcatactggcacattcaaggtgagaacttcagccactaggctaccatgctgggcccagaatgaaAGTTCTTAAGGACAAAACAATCAAACTCAGTAATGTCAtccctgagaatatatccaaagaaaaaggGAACAGCTAGCACTGTGTTaagccacctgtgccatcccacaATAGAGCAGTGGGCTCGAGTCCCAACCGCTCTGCTTCAGAtttaactctctgctaatgtgccaggagagctattggaagatggtccaagttcttgggttctgaCCTGAGTTGGAGATCATaatggagtttccagctcctggctcagcttggcccagtcctctTGGCCTTTTGGGGACTGAATTAGAGGACAGAAATCTCTCCCTGGAccattctctgtcactctgtctttcaaataatctttttttaacaaagggaaaaatttcaTGAATATGGGCATTCAAAATTAGTGATTAACAGAAAAATCATCTGTAAGCTAATTTCTACACTAAGGATGTTATTAAATAAATTAGGAAACATctgaatgactaacatgtagctacTACAATAATTATTAGAATAcaagaaatatgtatataaaacagGGTAGAAAGAACACTGGGCCAGTGCTTGGTATTGTGGATAAAACCACCCactgtaataccagcatcccatatgtccTGGCAAGTTAAtgtccccactgttccacttccaatccaactccccgTTAAGGGCCTGGAAGAAGcatcagaggacggcccaagtgcttaggcccctattactcacgtgggagacccagccatAGCCCATGGCTTCTAGTTTTGGTCTGACTCAgtgctggcctttgcagccatctagagagtgaaccagcatatagaagcTCTCTTttaccctctttctctgtaattcagactttaaataaataaatctgttttaaataaaactttttaattcaaaattttacTATGATCACTACAATATATTATATTATCTTTAAAGAAATActagaaggcaaaaaaaaaaaccacctttaCATTGGATAATGGTACtaaataatttgttaaaaatttagATAAACACAGAGTAACTCCCCAATCCTTAGTGATCAATAGTAATTTCCACAaaacaggcactcaaagggaTGGATGATTTCAAAAGGATGCCATGTTTTGTCTGACATAAAGTTCagaattttgggcccggcagcgtggcctagcggctaaagtcctcaccttgaacgccccgggatcccatatgggtgccggttctaatcccggcagctccacttcccatccagctccctgcctgtggcctgggaaagcagtcgaggatgacccaaggatttgggacactgcacccgcgtgggagacctggaagaggttcctggttcctggcatcggattggcacgcaccggcccgttgcggctcacttggggagtgaattatcggacggaagatcttcctctctgtctctcctcctctttgtatatctgactttgtaataaaataaataaatctttaaaaaaaaaaataaagctcagaATTTCAAATTCTTCTTAAATTAACTAAAGCCAGTTACAAAAGATTCTTACCATTTCAGTGATGAACTCTATGACAAGGTCTTCAAGAATATCCACGGACTCAGTGTAAGGATTCTGATCATCCCCAAAACCATACATCATACATCGCACTGAAAAAGAACAACCACCTTTGTCTATTCAAGCAGATTTTACAGTTTGCTAATGatagctttttcaaataaactagaACTGTTTCAAGTTATAGACAATATTGGTTTAAAAACATTCACATTGTCTTCGTAGTCTCCAAGTACAGATTTGGTAGAAAAGGTTTTACCCATAGTCTTACGACTGATTCTTCCCATTCAGCCTCCAACaaacctttccttccttcctaataTTTATACTCTTTTCCCAATCTCTGTCACCTACAACCTCAGAAAACCTTTCAGTAGGAGACAGTCTAGAAGGGACAAGATGGGTAGCAATGGCTTAGCCTTTTCTGCTTTCTGGGGAAATGGTGGAGTCCTTTCTGATATTATCATAGGGGAAATGTAACTGGCAAGAAGGCACTCCCAGTTACCTTCATATAGGAAACAGCAGGGTAATCAAGAGAAAACAGAAGGTTCCTAcaattttaacatttcatttcctACTTCAACACAACTGCTCACAAAGCCCTTTCAGGCTTCatctgaaaataaagaaaaaatgaaaaaagagaaaagtctaaactgcagaaaaataaaaatgaatattaactgAAATTTAGATAATCCTTCCTATATAACAGGTAGTGCTTTAACTGTTTAATGTAACCCTCACAACCATCCTCTGAGGTCGATACTTCCATCATCCCCAGGCGACAGTGAGAAAGTTGAGGTACCAAGTTAGGTGAtttacccaaggtcacacagctagagaCAGAATGCGAATTTGAACCCCGTTGATCCATTCTAGAGTTCTTATGCCCACCTCAACAATATTATACTTTAGGTGTTTTACAAAGGTTTAGACAGATAGGATCTACATGGATTCTCATCCTTTTGTCTGTAAACTCCCAGTTAGCCCACAGACAAGCCTCAAGAAGTCCTTGAAACGCCTctgaaattctaaaaaaaaaaaaaaggtgtacaTTATCTGTACAAATATGCACATTTTTCTGGGAAAAATTATA
This window of the Ochotona princeps isolate mOchPri1 chromosome 2, mOchPri1.hap1, whole genome shotgun sequence genome carries:
- the TAF13 gene encoding transcription initiation factor TFIID subunit 13 → MADEEEDPTFEEENEEIGGGAEGGQGKRKRLFSKELRCMMYGFGDDQNPYTESVDILEDLVIEFITEMTHKAMSIGRQGRVQVEDIVFLIRKDPRKFARVKDLLTMNEELKRARKAFDEANYGS